The Pukyongia salina genome segment CTTGAAAATAATAACGCTTCCGAAGTAAAACTAATTCTATACAACAACCTGGGGAATGTGTACAAGGAACTAGACGAATTAGATCAGGCCTGGAAATTTTATAGCCAAGCCTGGGAGTTGGCGGAGAAATCTATAGACACTTTAAATATTGCACGTGTTCTCGATAACAAGGGGACGATCTTACTTAAAAATAAACAGGATGACGCTCTCGATTATTTTCAACAAGCCCTAATGCTTAGAAGGCAGAAGAATAGTAAGGTGGGATTAAAATCATCCTATCATTCTTTGGCAAAATATTTCAGCACGCGAGATCGGGAAAAGGCGATCGCCTACGCCGATAGTATGAAAACACTCGCAGCAAGTTTAGGTCCGGAGGATCGCCTGGAAGCATTAAGACTTCAGCTGGAGCTAGGGGTGCTGACTTACGGAAAAGAATTTCAGCAGTTGTCTGATAGCCTGCAAAGAGCCCGGAAGCTAGCCACCAACAAATACGCTTACCGCTTGTATAGCCTGGAGGAGGAACAGCGAAGGTCTAGAGAACTACAGCTCAGCAACGCGAAGTTTAAGAACCGGATACTACTGCTCCTGCTTGTGATAATTTTCATGGCGATCATCGCCGGGTTAGTGTATGTAATTATACTCTACCGCAATAAGAGAAAGCGTATCCGCCTGGTTTTTGAAACTGAAAGCAGGATCTCCAAGAAAGTACACGACGAAGTGGCCAACGATCTCTACCATTTAATGACTAAAATGGAGAGCGGGAAGCAGGAATTACCTGCTACTGTAGATGAGTTGGAACGCATCTATGAACGAACCCGCGATATTTCACGGGAACTCACAGACCTGGATTACAGGAATAATTACGAATTGCTCCTGGTAGAATTACTACAGGGCTATACGTCCAACACGGTGCAGGTGATCACCAGGAACCTCTCCGGCATAAAATGGGACGCCCTCTCTAAAGACCGCAAGGCGACCTTGTACCGAGCCCTTCAGGAATTAATGACCAATATGAAGAAGCACAGCGAGGCGAGTCTGGTGGCGGTGAGCTTTGAGCAACAGGGAAAAAGAGTGTTGGTGCATTATAGTGATAATGGGCGGGGTAGTAAAATTTTATTAAAGGGAGGATTGCTGAATACGGAAAACCGTATGGATGCCATTGGTGGAGCTATTAGTTTTGAATCGGAACCCGGGAAAGGCTTTAAGGCCACCATAACGATTTAAATATGTTCAAGAAGGTTTTAATTTCCGATGATCTAGACAGTGTGAACCACGGCGTACAGGCAGTAACAACTTCGCTGGATATAGCCGAAGTTGAGCAGGTGCAGTATTGCGATGACGCCTATTTAAAGATCAAGAAAGGGATAAATGACGAAGCTCCCTTTGAATTGTTGATCACCGATCTCTCCTTTAAAAGCGACCATCGCGCCCAGACCTATACTTCGGGAGAGGCTTTAATAAAAGTGCTTTCCAAAGAACACCCTGAACTGAAGATAATTGTTTACTCTATAGAAGACCGGCCCCTGAAGGTGCGTTACTTTTTCGATAATTACAATATTAGGGGATTTGTGTGTAAGAGCAGGAGGGGGATGAACGAATTGAAAGAAGCAATAAAATCTGTTTACGCCGGCCGACATTATCTCTCACCCCAGATACAGAGCTCCCTGAACCACCAGGCCGATCTGGAAATAGAGGAATACGACATTGAACTATTACGAAAACTGGCTGCCGGGAAATCGCAGGAGGAAATTAGCCATGAATTCAAGCAGCATGCCATTGCTCCCAGCAGCCTTAGTTCTATAGAAAAAAGGTTGAACAAACTCCGCATACAATTTAGGGCGAACAATGCCATCCAGCTGGTGGCAGTAGCGAAAGATCTGGGGATTATTTAAGTACAGCACTAAGGTATACCGTAAGGAAATAACTTAAAAAGGTCATACTATGCACCGATGATTCGTTTTTACGATCATCGGAGGAGAAAATGGGCGTAACCGAAAGGCTGCGCCTGTTTAATTTAAGCAGTTACGGATTTCCGTAAGGAATTAAAAGTTAGGGTGTTTAGGTTTGGGGTATAAGTAACCTTAACCATGAAAAAACTTCTAATAAGCTGTATCATCTTACTTACTATTATTCCGGAAGCACGAGCTCAGGACGATGGCGCTGCGGTTGCCGTGGTTGGTGGCTTGCTGGCTATAGGAGCCGGTATCGCTGCTGTTGAGGCCATGAAAGAACAGGCCGAGCTTACGGCCACGCAGTGGGTGCTTGGAAATCATCCCGAAATGACCAGTTTCTCCTTAAAAACCCTGGATTTCGATGGGAAGAAATTAAAAGATATGTCTAATGTTTCGGTGATCACCTACAAAATACAGGAGTTCACTCCAGCAGACAAGCCCGAGCTAGACGGTAAAAAGCAAGTACTCTTTATGTTCACCAGCAGGGGTTGGATTAATGAATATGGGATCGATTTCAGCAAGGTGCGCTGGCATTTAATCGACGGGGAGGAATGGATGAATATGATGATTTCGTATACGGTGGTAGCCTCGGGTGAAAGTAATTTATCTGAAGTTCGAGAAACGCTGGAAGAGGGAAAGATCGTGAACAGAGGTGTAAAAGTAAATAGCAAAATGGCTATCCCTTTTTACAAACTGAATGGCGACATGTATGTGGTGACAGATTATTCAGATTTTATGAAGCTATTGTATAACGAGCGCTCCCTGGGGCTTTTTATAAAAGAAACCGGCGACCTGGTACAGATAGGCAGGGGCAACATCATCGAGATCCATGAATTTTTTTATGGGGAGGGGTGAGGGATTAAATTTGATTTTTTAATTTAGTGCATAACAGGACATTGTCTTGCGGATTTAAAACAAAACTAACCCATGAAATCACTACACCTGGCCATTCTGGCCCTGGGGTTTTTGGTGGTAACTTCTTTTACCACTCATACCGTCTTTACCGATGTGTATATCTGCAAAGGCCCCTATAGTAAAAAATATCATTACAATAAAAATTGCCACGGACTTTCCAATTGCTCTACCAGCATCTATAAGGTAACCCTTACCGATGCTAAAAAAATTGGCAGGACGCTTTGTGGGTGGGAGGATTAAACTGATGAATGGAATTGTTATATTTGGATTCTCCCCGTTCACCTTCTTTGAAGGGTGAATGGGGTTTGCTTTTTATATAACTAATTCCAGACACAAAATTAATGCGACATGAAAGTAGTTTTAACAGAGAAGATGCTTCAGGATGTCCAAAAAAGCCTATGGGATTTCAGTAATCAAATCCTTTACGATCTATGTCGAGAAAATTTTAAACATGAAAAGGACGGCCCCATATTGGCTAAAGTCTTGTTAATTGGACGAACTTATGCTGCAGCTGTAGAACGGCGAAATACGAGGGATGACCTAATTAATGATGACTTTTATTTCAAAAAGATTGTACCTACTTTTAAGAAATCCAAACTGGATCAAAAACTTAGAACTTTAAAAGGATACAATAGCATCTCAACTGAGAATATTGCTGATATTTTAAAAATACATTATTATCTCATCGAACTTCTTCGTAAGGATACCAGTATGGAAAAACGCTCCTTCAGCTCAAAATACTTGCATTTTCATTTACCTGATTTGTTTTTTATATACGATAGCCGTGCTGAAAGCGCATTAAGGAAATATACAAGTCGGATTCCCAAAGATTTAAAACAATTTACTCAACTTGAAAGTGTGGACGAACAATACGCAAAGTTCTTTTGTAAATGTCTTGATGTTAAAAGACAGATTGAAGAAGAACATAATATGCAATTAACGATTCGGCAATTCGATAATTTATTGATTAATATGGCGAATAAATTGGAAGTTGAAAAAAGAAAGGCTTCGACTAAAAATTTATAACTTCGAGGACAAAGTTACGATAAGAAATGGCAAAAGCAGATATCGATTTTGAAAAGGAATTATGGGATGCAGCGAACGAATTAAGAGGTGCTGTATCGGAGAATAACTATAAAAATTACATCCTGCCGTTAGTGTTCTTAAAACATCTTAGCGAACGATA includes the following:
- a CDS encoding ATP-binding protein; the protein is MKTGRFSFLLLLGVVFSCNATTAQQQAVKLQDSSQFYYNSVNELSNYGTLPAAISYIHKVYQSRLKIGDTLNAIGDLWYVASGQLALDFYVESEITAVKAYNLLQNYSKKEDAGPYQLSLYNLLGRIFRAREDYQAAIDFYTAALENNNASEVKLILYNNLGNVYKELDELDQAWKFYSQAWELAEKSIDTLNIARVLDNKGTILLKNKQDDALDYFQQALMLRRQKNSKVGLKSSYHSLAKYFSTRDREKAIAYADSMKTLAASLGPEDRLEALRLQLELGVLTYGKEFQQLSDSLQRARKLATNKYAYRLYSLEEEQRRSRELQLSNAKFKNRILLLLLVIIFMAIIAGLVYVIILYRNKRKRIRLVFETESRISKKVHDEVANDLYHLMTKMESGKQELPATVDELERIYERTRDISRELTDLDYRNNYELLLVELLQGYTSNTVQVITRNLSGIKWDALSKDRKATLYRALQELMTNMKKHSEASLVAVSFEQQGKRVLVHYSDNGRGSKILLKGGLLNTENRMDAIGGAISFESEPGKGFKATITI
- a CDS encoding response regulator transcription factor, with the protein product MFKKVLISDDLDSVNHGVQAVTTSLDIAEVEQVQYCDDAYLKIKKGINDEAPFELLITDLSFKSDHRAQTYTSGEALIKVLSKEHPELKIIVYSIEDRPLKVRYFFDNYNIRGFVCKSRRGMNELKEAIKSVYAGRHYLSPQIQSSLNHQADLEIEEYDIELLRKLAAGKSQEEISHEFKQHAIAPSSLSSIEKRLNKLRIQFRANNAIQLVAVAKDLGII